The Thermosynechococcus sp. genome has a segment encoding these proteins:
- a CDS encoding N-acetylmuramoyl-L-alanine amidase — MEQRWHSWQFRAVVSCLWAPTAAWIMAQPATARDLQLWRLNPATNQLEIRTERAVQPRAELVYNPTRLVIDLPGVVLGSPQISQNYSGAIRQVRVAQFDPQTTRIVVEYAAGFTIDPQQVRFRGVTANNWLVQLPTPQQQTVALPTPPPPSSPSTPSVPPTEPLQIRSWRADGTGFLVFADRPLPEGSYTLRRPRRDRLEILLSNSELIRNFSPRRLELRRFGRDRIRAEIRAQSDRQVQITLDIDAQDADWQVSPRNDGFVIVPSTTAITPPTAPPPPQRPRGIPAASAQTPLTTIQRVDLGGRELLIQGDRTVFYSVGWEGNRYRIRLRQAQLGSDLREPFLASGSPLSNIEFRQEDNQTVSILLTPAPNFRILGPRPLSAEAFVVQIQGTNDSLGSTSTPIDIPPTVSPEPPPQPVPRGRFVVVIDPGHGGPDAGAVGIGGIREKDIVLDVGLQVAQFLQQQGVQVIMTRTTDIDLDLAPRVAIAERARANAFVSIHANAISMARPDVNGLETYFAPGRSSRLAVAIHRSILSSLNIRDRGVRSARFYVIRNTSMDATLVEIGFVTGAEDAANFQNPTWRTQMARAIAQGILNFLNGR; from the coding sequence ATGGAGCAACGGTGGCATTCTTGGCAATTTCGAGCGGTGGTGAGTTGTCTATGGGCACCCACTGCCGCATGGATTATGGCTCAGCCAGCTACAGCCAGGGATCTGCAACTGTGGCGCCTCAACCCTGCCACTAATCAACTGGAAATCCGCACCGAACGGGCTGTTCAGCCCCGTGCTGAGTTGGTCTACAATCCAACCCGCCTTGTCATTGACTTGCCTGGTGTCGTTCTCGGGAGCCCCCAGATCAGTCAAAACTACAGTGGTGCCATTCGCCAAGTGCGGGTTGCCCAGTTTGACCCCCAAACGACGCGGATTGTGGTCGAATATGCGGCGGGTTTTACAATTGACCCGCAGCAGGTGCGCTTTCGGGGAGTCACAGCCAATAACTGGTTGGTGCAACTGCCCACACCCCAACAGCAGACAGTTGCGCTACCGACGCCGCCCCCACCGTCTTCCCCTTCCACCCCTTCGGTACCGCCCACAGAGCCCCTGCAAATTCGGAGTTGGCGTGCCGATGGCACGGGTTTTCTCGTGTTTGCTGATCGCCCCTTGCCCGAAGGCAGTTACACCCTTCGCCGGCCGCGGCGCGATCGCCTTGAAATCCTCCTTAGCAATAGTGAACTCATTCGCAACTTTAGTCCCCGGCGCTTGGAACTGCGCCGCTTTGGTCGGGATCGCATCCGCGCCGAAATCCGTGCCCAGAGCGATCGCCAAGTCCAAATCACCCTCGATATTGATGCCCAAGATGCCGATTGGCAAGTGAGTCCCCGTAATGATGGCTTCGTGATTGTGCCCTCAACCACGGCAATTACCCCGCCGACGGCTCCGCCACCCCCCCAACGACCTCGTGGGATTCCGGCAGCCAGTGCGCAAACCCCCCTCACAACAATCCAGCGCGTTGACTTGGGGGGACGAGAGTTATTAATTCAGGGCGATCGCACCGTTTTCTATAGCGTGGGCTGGGAAGGCAATCGCTATCGCATTCGCCTCCGCCAAGCCCAGTTGGGGAGTGATCTACGGGAACCGTTCCTTGCCAGCGGCAGCCCCCTGAGCAATATTGAATTTCGGCAAGAGGATAACCAAACTGTCTCCATTCTCCTCACCCCAGCGCCCAACTTTCGCATCCTTGGCCCTCGTCCCCTATCGGCTGAAGCGTTTGTTGTGCAAATTCAGGGGACAAATGACTCCCTAGGGAGTACGTCCACCCCTATTGATATTCCACCAACAGTAAGCCCCGAGCCTCCTCCTCAACCCGTCCCCCGCGGTCGTTTTGTGGTGGTCATTGACCCGGGTCATGGGGGGCCAGATGCTGGCGCAGTGGGTATTGGCGGCATTCGCGAAAAGGATATTGTTCTAGATGTTGGTCTTCAGGTGGCCCAATTTTTGCAGCAGCAAGGTGTGCAGGTGATAATGACCCGCACTACAGATATTGATTTAGACTTGGCTCCCCGGGTAGCCATTGCCGAACGGGCACGGGCAAATGCCTTTGTCAGTATTCACGCCAATGCCATTAGTATGGCTCGCCCCGATGTGAATGGATTGGAAACCTACTTTGCCCCCGGACGCTCCAGCCGCCTCGCTGTTGCCATTCACAGGAGTATTCTCAGTTCCTTGAATATTCGCGATCGCGGGGTAAGGTCGGCGCGGTTTTATGTTATCCGCAACACTTCCATGGATGCCACTTTGGTGGAAATTGGTTTTGTCACTGGCGCAGAGGATGCAGCAAACTTTCAGAATCCGACCTGGCGCACGCAAATGGCACGGGCGATCGCCCAAGGTATTCTGAATTTTTTGAATGGGAGATGA